From Trichoplusia ni isolate ovarian cell line Hi5 chromosome 8, tn1, whole genome shotgun sequence, one genomic window encodes:
- the LOC113496356 gene encoding ATP-binding cassette sub-family A member 5-like, which yields MTVNLQKPGPIRKKPLKNPFKFQRHISVLVWKCYLQRQRRVGLLLVEAGFALLLFLTAVFIAKPVFLTPLEDEPEPPLASADLLASLTSNNILGYAPNIEPYSSVMDRASALLGIDIMKAQTEDDLNEMLYNQSLGTPLRSPVTWIIFKPIEGNIWQLGIRSTERARFVTSMENREVSNPHLRAGFLAVQLAISQAIIEHSSPVPPNFEVNLVSMPVSPLMQESRVRKALSGILLCFTLALMPPVLETEALVVTETVTMFKRALRLRNVGFSAMYMGWLVYAYLTALPICLLGAITLILIFRWIHLLAGLLVMLAYISIMIMLALMMGMFHSKAIIACIWTTLFTLLQSYLAELLVHHQYDVKQAALTFVLHLILPPLGLVNAFNEFALLQTGRKASDGSFFIVLYMLGSWSLMVMFYFGLLMLLQRVIGQQRAIGGQVSWKSIIFKKEEDVHKLRVIEPPSGSERGKLQEVDEFVAKAISFRDVSKSIMNVPVLSQLTFDIYRGEFTMFFVERIQEQLMNTIDDLLTGLALADSGTINVLGENLEIGNTVMTASHMMGYCHRSETLIDDLTVHEHLILYTEICLWHMRKMDIFEYGHIRSKRLLKECDLESVRHERVRNLDIYYRAQLCWAIAMLLEPRVVVIPNFTDPPAYVAVIKDKIMQYKKYITIVALYYSSIQLEYADRVFVFDRKILVFGGTPAYMFFKYGREYRVRMTLRSGGNDEATNELLERAKSAGATVRAHLGSLLILRIPANPTEVVADLVKDLTENSNKYGLTSFTISVPDSEEVCRRAIFEVRTKKGPLYSFKTTLAKEALKEIAEPPTWTRQTRACNLHLGRVMWKFFLFHMYHSLFFAITLIVAMVAGVFLGLSLSSVLAHMDPSVGSKKILIGEPLTVEDLGQKTTLVLRADNSSAARSIASAYVMSETKAHEWQVKNMEYTALPHTESLTEYLVTRAIDSPQLYVYLYAYGMDVATDAKGLVTVQALYSPLHHDHGAAARSLARVYMALLRHYTGFLDATIKVDDDPLALDLSPWMKDVATPPLFIQFLLILTISHITLLPSKEHGLIRHVQKHAMNYSPFRYWITLYLCDLILYWMLVAVMSFIIITIVFLTMPMTHFQAVDLMIVPFMLLAYGIGCVPQAYLFSLGPRMALNTMTFVIVNLVFGETTIIAKIFYGDALNYALDFMSLSPQFNMAYAYVKIKQIFLYNSECIIIESKNLCSLNTFHKCCQKCGVLQECFRRKSYFTRNPGVLMEVIAMFTTAFLFTVLLMLVEYRIFHRVWHKVTSRLANRDRPKCSRMRPGVEREMCDVLDKIRHLKKRAETVDTFGEYLLAADLTLRLGGEFVIHNVFLGIGKGEAVALSGLKRHGRPELCEMLAGYRAPSYGNVCCMSKFMLKSQPHKYSQQVSLSSEQSSLPSWMRVRDALELIAALRGVPRHAIKKEVKMHIDALELMNKANKYIEEILPHDRARLHFAAAVIGAPPVIVVDECTAAQKFSVRRSMYSILYALRKRGRAIFISSSSIESHMPVTSRLAILRDGQIYDMDFVDKLVQRYSNRGYTVVVHLKDEVDVNSMFSRYFRSFTINDTSEVLVNVQVLDLEITWATIFEKMEILKAENDQVYSYIVTVIPIDYIYNSIVNNESGNKPAKGLFSCKWLKKVMSIKPEVKPKPHALAKLIPFEQKYDITTLKELPWSVIFHR from the exons ACGACGAGTCGGCTTGCTACTAGTGGAGGCAGGATTCGCCCTCCTCCTGTTCCTGACAGCAGTGTTCATAGCGAAGCCAGTGTTCCTGACCCCTCTGGAGGATGAACCGGAACCCCCCCTCGCGTCTGCAGACCTGCTCGCTTCCTTAACTTCGAACAACATACTAGGATACGCGCCGAATATTGAGCCGTACTCGTCTGTTATGGACCGAGCGTCAGCTTTGTTAGGCATTG ATATAATGAAAGCGCAAACTGAGGACGACTTAAACGAGATGCTGTACAACCAGTCTCTTGGTACACCGCTTAGGAGCCCGGTTACATGGATAATATTTAAACCAATC GAAGGCAACATCTGGCAGTTGGGCATACGCAGCACGGAGCGGGCTCGCTTCGTCACCAGTATGGAGAACCGGGAGGTCTCCAACCCTCACCTGAGAGCTGGTTTCCTGGCCGTCCAGCTTGCCATCAGTCAAGCCATCATCGAGCATTCCAGCCCTGTTCCACCCAACTTTGag GTAAACCTCGTCTCCATGCCGGTGTCCCCGCTGATGCAGGAAAGCCGCGTGAGGAAGGCGCTCTCCGGCATCCTGTTGTGCTTCACCCTCGCTCTCATGCCACCGGTCCTGGAAACAGAGGCCCTGGTCGTCACCGAAACTGTTACTATGTTCAAG CGCGCCCTCCGCCTCAGGAACGTGGGTTTCTCCGCCATGTACATGGGCTGGCTGGTGTACGCGTACCTCACCGCCCTGCCCATCTGCCTGCTCGGCGCCATTACACTCATCCTCATCTTCCGTTGGATCCACCTGCTGGCGGGGCTCCTCGTCATGCTCGCCTACATCTCCATCATGATCATGCTAGCTCTCATGATGGGCATGTTTCATAGTAAAG CAATAATCGCTTGCATTTGGACGACACTATTCACACTTCTCCAGTCGTACTTGGCTGAGTTGCTGGTACATCACCAGTATGACGTAAAGCAAGCTGCTCTGACCTTCGTCCTGCATCTCATACTGCCGCCATTGGGGCTCGTGAATGCTTTCAACGAGTTCGCACTTTTGCAAACTGGAC GAAAGGCTTCAGATGGCAGCTTCTTCATTGTCCTATACATGCTAGGGTCGTGGAGCTTAATGGTCATGTTCTACTTCGGTTTGCTGATGCTTCTGCAGCGGGTCATCGGGCAGCAGCGAGCCATCGGTGGACAGGTCTCGTGGAAGTCGATCATCTTCAAGAAGGAAGAG GATGTCCACAAACTACGTGTGATTGAGCCTCCGTCAGGTAGTGAGCGAGGCAAGCTCCAAGAAGTCGATGAGTTTGTGGCGAAAGCAATCAGCTTCCGAGATGTGTCTAAA agCATTATGAATGTCCCAGTGCTAAGCCAGCTTACTTTTGACATTTATCGGGGAGAGTTCACAATGTTCTTTGTTGAGAGGATTCAAGAACAGCTTATGAACACTATTGACGATTTACTTACAG GTTTGGCTCTAGCCGACTCAGGCACCATCAACGTGTTGGGCGAGAACTTGGAGATCGGCAACACGGTGATGACGGCCTCGCACATGATGGGCTACTGCCACCGCTCCGAGACCCTCATCGACGACCTCACGGTGCACGAACACCTCATCCTGTACACTGAG ATATGCTTATGGCACATGAGGAAGATGGACATCTTCGAGTACGGCCACATCAGATCCAAGCGTTTGTTGAAGGAGTGCGACTTGGAGAGCGTGCGTCATGAACGAGTGCGCAACTTAGACATTTACTACAGAGCGCAGCTGTGTTGGGCCATAGCTATGCTGTTGGAACCAAGA GTTGTGGTCATACCAAATTTCACTGATCCACCAGCTTACGTGGCGGtcattaaagataaaataatg CAATACAAGAAGTATATAACCATAGTGGCGCTGTACTATTCGAGCATACAGCTTGAGTACGCGGATCGTGTGTTTGTGTTTGACCGAAAAATACTAGTCTTCGGAGGAACCCCCGCATACATGTTCTTCAAATACG GCCGTGAATACCGAGTACGCATGACCCTCAGAAGTGGTGGTAATGATGAGGCCACGAACGAACTGCTGGAGCGAGCCAAGAGCGCCGGCGCCACAGTCCGCGCGCATCTGGGATCCCTGCTCATACTGCGGATACCTGCTAACCCCACTGAGGTAGTGGCAGACCTAGTCAAGGATCTCACCGAAAACTCCAATAAATATGGACTCACTTCCTTTACTATAAGCGTACCAGATTCAGAGGAGGTTTGTCGAAG GGCAATATTCGAAGTAAGAACTAAGAAAGGGCCTTTATATAGCTTCAAAACCACTTTAGCGAAAGAAGCGTTAAAAGAAATAGCAG AACCACCGACTTGGACGAGACAAACGCGTGCCTGTAACCTGCACTTAGGACGAGTCATGTGGAAGTTCTTCTTGTTTCATATGTACCACAGTTTGTTTTTCGCGATCACG TTAATAGTAGCGATGGTCGCTGGTGTTTTCCTAGGGTTATCACTGTCTTCTGTGCTAGCTCATATGGATCCAAGCGTTGGCTCCAAGAAGATACTTATCGGCGAA CCTTTAACAGTTGAAGACTTGGGACAAAAAACGACCCTGGTGTTACGAGCCGATAATTCTTCTGCTGCTAGGTCTATCGCTTCAGC ATACGTGATGTCTGAGACCAAAGCCCATGAATGGCAAGTGAAAAACATGGAGTACACCGCACTACCGCACACTGAG AGTCTAACGGAATACTTGGTGACTCGTGCAATAGACTCGCCCCAGCTCTACGTTTACCTATATGCGTATGGCATGGACGTGGCCACTGACGCTAAAGGATTGGTCACG GTACAGGCCCTTTACAGTCCCTTGCACCACGAccacggcgcggcggcgcggtcGCTGGCTCGCGTGTACATGGCGCTGCTGCGGCACTACACCGGCTTCCTCGACGCCACCATCAAGGTGGACGATGACCCGCTCGCCTTGGACCTGTCCCCT tGGATGAAAGACGTGGCCACGCCGCCGTTATTCATCCAGTTTCTGTTGATCCTAACGATCTCACACATCACGCTGCTGCCTTCGAAAGAACATGGACTTATAAGACACGTGCAG AAACACGCTATGAACTACTCTCCGTTCCGCTACTGGATCACGCTGTACCTCTGCGACTTGATCTTGTACTGGATGCTGGTCGCCGTCATgagcttcatcatcatcaccatcgtCTTCCTCACTATGCCGATGACGCATTTCCAGGCTGTTGATCTCA TGATAGTCCCCTTCATGCTGTTGGCATATGGCATAGGGTGCGTGCCGCAAGCATATTTGTTCAGTTTGGGACCTCGCATGGCGCTCAATACTATGACTTTTGTCATCGTCAATCTTGTTTTTG GTGAAACAACCATAATAGCGAAGATATTCTACGGCGATGCATTAAACTATGCGCTGGATTTCATGAGCCTGTCTCCACAGTTCAACATGGCGTACGCTTACGTTAAAATCAAACAGATATTTCTGTACAATAGTGAATGTATTATAATTGAGTCGAAGAATCTCTGCTCTCTGAATACGTTTCACAAGTGCTGTC AGAAATGTGGAGTTTTACAAGAGTGCTTCCGACGCAAGAGCTACTTCACCCGCAACCCCGGTGTTCTGATGGAAGTGATAGCGATGTTCACCACGGCTTTCTTGTTCACGGTGCTGCTTATGCTGGTCGAGTACAGAATATTCCACCGCGTATGGCATAAAGTGACCTCTCGCCTGGCTAATAGGGACAGACCGAAATGCAGCAGAATGAGGCCGGGAGTTGAAAGAGAAATGTGCGACGTGCTTGATAAGATAAGGCACCTGAAAAAGCGag CTGAAACAGTGGACACATTTGGCGAGTATCTGTTAGCCGCCGACCTAACGCTGAGGCTCGGCGGTGAGTTCGTGATACATAACGTGTTTCTTGGCATCGGGAAGGGCGAAGCCGTCGCCTTATCGGGGCTGAAGCGCCACGGGCGGCCGGAGCTGTGCGAGATGCTGGCGGGGTATAGGGCGCCTAGCTATGGAAACGTCTGCTGCATGTCTAAGTTCATGCTTAAATCCCAGCCACACAAA TACAGTCAACAAGTATCGCTGTCGAGCGAGCAGTCGTCGCTGCCGTCCTGGATGCGGGTGAGGGACGCGCTGGAGCTGATCGCCGCACTCCGCGGCGTGCCCCGACATGCGATCAAGAAAGAAGTCAAGATGCATATCGATGCCTTAG AACTTATGAATAAAGCGAACAAATACATTGAGGAAATTCTCCCACACGACCGTGCGCGGCTGCACTTCGCGGCCGCCGTGATCGGCGCGCCACCAGTCATCGTGGTGGACGAGTGCACCGCCGCACAGAAGTTCTCCGTGAGGCGGTCGATGTACTCCATACTGTACGCGCTCCGGAAACGGGGGCGAGCTATATTCATCAGCTCTAGCAG CATAGAAAGTCACATGCCCGTCACAAGCCGGTTGGCTATACTAAGAGACGGTCAAATCTACGACATGGACTTTGTGGACAAGCTAGTGCAGCGGTACAGCAACAGGGGCTACACCGTGGTGGTGCACCTCAAGGACGAGGTCGATGTCAACAGCATGTTCTCGCGGTACTTCAGGAGCTTTACCATCAATGATACTTCGGAA GTACTAGTTAACGTCCAAGTGCTCGACTTAGAGATAACATGGGCCACGATTTTCGAGAAAATGGAGATCCTTAAAGCGGAGAATGATCAAGTATACTCGTACATAGTGACGGTGATCCCCATCGATTACATATACAACTCCATTGTGAACAACGAATCCGGGAACAAGCCGGCCAAAGGCCTGTTCTCGTGTAAGTGGTTGAAGAAGGTGATGTCCATCAAGCCCGAGGTGAAGCCCAAACCACACGCGCTGGCTAAACTGATACCTTTTGAGCAGAAGTACGATATCACTACGCTGAAAGAGCTGCCTTGGTCCGTTATATTCCATAGATAG